A single genomic interval of Leptospira semungkisensis harbors:
- a CDS encoding Crp/Fnr family transcriptional regulator: protein MKISEDMVQKHGIRFKESDIIFDENEPADQMYLILTGKVGIHKKVKEAFKLLIELKEGDMFGEMALVDRKPRSARAIAKTDVLLFAITESVFYSLVQTNPSFSLKMVKMLSSRLRETNQTIASLLKGDRKNLVTSALITFSQTRGEQENGMYKVHLAAFTKWAILRVGLEHQDLASAINLLIKDKLVEQGKDDPHHIYIRDTFFKYTMDH from the coding sequence ATGAAGATATCCGAAGATATGGTGCAAAAGCACGGTATTCGTTTTAAGGAATCCGACATTATTTTTGATGAAAACGAACCCGCCGATCAGATGTATCTGATCCTAACCGGCAAAGTGGGAATTCATAAAAAGGTCAAAGAAGCCTTCAAACTTTTGATCGAATTAAAAGAAGGTGATATGTTCGGCGAGATGGCCTTGGTGGATCGCAAACCGAGAAGTGCGAGAGCCATTGCAAAAACTGACGTATTGCTTTTCGCGATCACCGAGAGCGTATTTTATAGTCTTGTTCAGACAAATCCCTCCTTCTCACTGAAAATGGTAAAGATGCTTTCTTCTAGATTGAGAGAAACCAATCAAACCATTGCGAGTCTCTTAAAAGGCGACAGAAAGAATCTTGTTACTTCTGCATTGATTACGTTCAGCCAGACAAGAGGAGAGCAAGAAAACGGAATGTATAAGGTTCACTTAGCAGCATTTACAAAATGGGCAATTCTACGAGTGGGCTTGGAACATCAGGATCTCGCGTCTGCAATCAATCTATTAATAAAAGATAAATTAGTAGAGCAAGGCAAGGACGATCCTCACCATATTTACATTCGAGATACATTCTTCAAATATACAATGGATCATTGA
- a CDS encoding acyltransferase family protein: protein MSSTNTKPAKPGRQDYLDNLRSFALLLGLAFHVAIVYAAVIIYPLRNQDRSIAFDVFGEWVHIFRMPLFFVLSGYFTERTFLSKTLSEFLRLRGLRIILPLIPGIILFAPMQYYVNALQEGYTGNYFRFLWEEFLLKNPAPSHLWFILYLAMYTGVYLVTRPIFLRIRTWILPISRYGGENANEHPTRKWEFLLIVGIWSTIWTCCINYFFLKDEKYFNIEPVQFFYDLSFFVSGTFLLGRESILLKGKTDAVDISILGLLAVAFFFVFFKISEIDPYWSYFGYAGIGIRILHIFLKCLGGWIWISFFIRLFQIFFHESNSLSKYLRESSLPVYLIHHPISLGIGFLVVETGLSIWTKFFLHLFLVYTATFGVYHFIIRGSNFWLTILGNRGLSWTGKGKGAA, encoded by the coding sequence TTGTCCTCTACTAATACAAAACCGGCCAAACCGGGAAGACAAGATTATCTAGATAATCTACGCTCTTTCGCATTATTGTTAGGGTTAGCATTTCACGTTGCAATAGTATATGCAGCAGTCATAATATACCCTTTACGGAATCAGGATCGCTCGATTGCGTTCGATGTCTTCGGAGAATGGGTGCATATCTTCAGGATGCCTCTGTTCTTTGTGCTTTCCGGATATTTTACGGAAAGAACCTTTCTCTCAAAAACACTTTCCGAATTCCTAAGATTGAGAGGACTTAGGATCATCCTTCCCCTCATCCCTGGGATCATATTATTCGCGCCGATGCAATATTATGTAAACGCGTTGCAAGAAGGTTATACAGGAAATTATTTCAGATTTCTCTGGGAAGAATTCTTGCTCAAGAATCCGGCACCTTCTCACCTTTGGTTCATTCTCTATTTGGCAATGTATACCGGAGTGTATCTGGTCACTCGACCGATCTTCTTGAGAATTCGGACCTGGATCCTACCTATTTCCAGATACGGAGGGGAAAATGCGAACGAACATCCTACTCGTAAATGGGAATTTCTACTGATCGTAGGAATTTGGAGCACGATTTGGACCTGTTGCATTAATTACTTTTTCCTAAAGGACGAAAAGTATTTCAATATAGAACCGGTACAATTCTTCTATGATCTTAGCTTCTTTGTTTCCGGTACCTTCTTGTTAGGAAGAGAAAGCATTCTGTTGAAGGGAAAAACGGATGCGGTCGACATCTCTATCTTAGGGCTGTTAGCAGTCGCATTCTTTTTCGTATTCTTTAAGATCAGCGAGATAGATCCATACTGGTCTTATTTCGGTTATGCCGGGATAGGTATCCGAATACTTCATATTTTTCTAAAATGCTTAGGCGGATGGATCTGGATCTCTTTCTTTATCCGTTTATTCCAGATATTCTTTCATGAATCAAACTCGCTCTCTAAGTATCTGAGAGAATCGAGTTTACCTGTATATCTAATCCATCATCCCATATCTCTCGGAATCGGGTTCTTGGTGGTAGAAACTGGGCTCTCGATCTGGACCAAATTCTTCCTACATCTGTTCTTAGTGTATACGGCGACCTTCGGAGTGTATCATTTCATTATCCGAGGCTCTAATTTCTGGCTTACGATCCTGGGGAACAGGGGCTTGAGCTGGACCGGAAAGGGAAAGGGAGCGGCGTAA
- a CDS encoding PQQ-dependent sugar dehydrogenase: MKLFLSRSLLLSSFLASFFTIGCDDIRRLLVANVGDAAKYKVEGKESGLTATYVQKDEKRKRIPISLTTIGTGFTQPTDLLMIPGPDIFLVTEKTGDLKWLDPKDGSSGILLKVNGVLTEAEQGLLGVVLHPQFPEVPKLYLNYVTKRAGQDTSVVTEWNMDLPKDPKKAKLSGERILMEVKQPYGNHNAGQLAFGKDGKLYIAWGDGGWMGDPKANGQNPSTFLGSVLRIDVNSKDPGKEYSVPKDNPFLGNKNIQPETFAYGFRNPWRYSFDPSGRLIIADVGQDLYEEISIVEAGKNYGWNKMEAMHCFEPKENCDKTGLVEPIYEYDREDGMSITGGYVVTNDRISDLQGKYVFGDFVSGRIWAFEIPKDGSKVKEAYTLGKWPILISSFGMDARGSVYIADFGAGQILRIDPAK, from the coding sequence ATGAAACTTTTTCTTTCCCGTTCTCTCCTTCTCTCTTCCTTTCTAGCCTCCTTCTTTACGATTGGATGCGACGATATCCGTCGGCTTCTAGTTGCGAATGTAGGAGACGCTGCCAAATACAAGGTCGAAGGAAAAGAATCCGGACTCACCGCTACCTATGTGCAGAAGGATGAAAAAAGAAAAAGAATACCGATCAGTCTTACTACAATAGGCACCGGTTTTACTCAGCCTACCGATCTTCTGATGATCCCTGGCCCTGATATTTTTCTGGTCACCGAAAAGACAGGAGATCTGAAATGGTTGGATCCAAAGGACGGCAGTTCAGGTATATTATTAAAAGTGAATGGAGTTCTTACGGAAGCTGAACAAGGTCTCTTAGGCGTTGTTCTCCATCCTCAATTTCCCGAAGTCCCAAAACTATATTTGAATTACGTAACTAAGAGAGCGGGCCAGGATACAAGCGTAGTCACCGAATGGAATATGGATCTTCCCAAGGATCCTAAAAAGGCAAAGCTAAGCGGAGAAAGAATCCTGATGGAAGTCAAGCAGCCTTACGGAAACCACAATGCTGGACAACTCGCATTCGGTAAGGATGGCAAACTGTACATCGCTTGGGGAGATGGAGGTTGGATGGGTGATCCGAAAGCAAACGGACAAAATCCTTCCACCTTTTTAGGCTCCGTTCTGAGGATCGATGTAAACTCCAAGGATCCTGGAAAAGAATACTCGGTTCCTAAGGACAATCCTTTCTTAGGAAATAAGAATATCCAACCGGAAACATTCGCATACGGCTTCCGAAATCCGTGGAGATATTCTTTTGATCCTTCCGGAAGATTGATCATCGCCGATGTGGGCCAAGACTTGTACGAAGAAATTAGTATTGTGGAAGCAGGCAAGAACTACGGCTGGAATAAAATGGAAGCGATGCATTGCTTCGAGCCAAAAGAAAACTGCGATAAAACCGGATTAGTAGAACCTATCTACGAGTACGATAGAGAAGATGGAATGTCCATCACCGGAGGTTATGTAGTTACGAACGATAGAATTTCCGATCTGCAAGGAAAGTATGTCTTCGGAGATTTTGTTAGTGGAAGGATCTGGGCCTTTGAAATCCCGAAAGATGGCAGCAAGGTAAAAGAGGCTTATACCCTCGGAAAATGGCCTATCTTAATTTCTAGCTTTGGCATGGACGCAAGAGGCTCTGTCTATATCGCTGACTTTGGCGCAGGACAGATCCTAAGAATAGATCCTGCTAAATAA
- a CDS encoding NAD(P)-binding domain-containing protein — protein sequence MSLNLPIISSYFNWLRNDAPEGDKETYPELKAGFQTSIPGLFIAGDLTGLPLLKYSVQSGTEAVANLPKISPSKSKTDLDLIIVGAGPAGIAAGIQAKKQGLKFLILEANRPFHTITSYPKGKPIFAEPEDLHPNSPLIIRNGTKEELLASLQSILKKSNLPIQEGEKVESIIPAGPDGSFQTKTESGKTFLSSYVILAIGKSGDSRRLGIKGEDSENVFHRLIDPADFQGQKALVIGGGDSAVEAALSLVDTASSVTLAYRDKELVRPKEENKTLFQKAVSEKKIQFLPNTEPEEFHSKKVKLKQGRSVRTEDIDSSLVLIGSEAPISFLQKIGIRLQNRSHFTDIIGLVSLFSFSVFLYFGKTAFYYYNWYFTASTIGLAVFGLSTLALIAKKSSLLRFRWEWKTFRNLYLTLAALYFIAVYASAKYLGFLVFDKYPSFHYTVLYSTTILFFGIRRMKVRPTPYIKRQTITLILIQIFPLFLLPEIILPFLGTHGLLGAKDGFILTQVFPQGAYWKAYGFILAWPLNMGVLYDGGITAFWLIYGFLMSFALIPYLVYRFGKGAYCGWICSCGGLAETLGDEYRTRMPHGKLAYKLEHSGQWILLIAAILTIAKLLGSHASFLGFLEYGADSAKLYYDLIVDLGLGGIVGVGAYFMFSGRIWCRMFCPLSALMHIYAKFSRFRIFSEKKRCISCNICTSVCHQGIDVMNYANRGRAMDSVQCVRCSACVVSCPTQVLSFGELKNGKPVLEKLKAIL from the coding sequence ATGAGTTTGAATCTTCCCATTATATCCTCTTATTTCAATTGGCTTCGCAACGATGCTCCCGAAGGAGACAAGGAAACCTATCCGGAACTCAAGGCAGGCTTCCAAACCTCCATTCCCGGTCTTTTCATCGCTGGAGACCTCACTGGGCTTCCCCTTTTAAAATACTCGGTGCAAAGCGGAACAGAAGCAGTTGCAAATCTTCCTAAGATATCTCCATCCAAATCCAAGACTGATTTAGATCTCATCATCGTCGGTGCGGGCCCTGCCGGGATCGCCGCCGGTATCCAAGCAAAAAAACAAGGCCTCAAATTCCTAATCTTAGAGGCAAACCGTCCCTTTCATACAATCACAAGTTATCCGAAAGGAAAACCGATCTTTGCCGAACCGGAAGATCTTCATCCGAATTCTCCTTTGATTATCCGAAACGGAACCAAAGAAGAATTGTTGGCCTCTCTTCAGTCTATATTAAAAAAATCGAATCTTCCCATCCAAGAAGGAGAGAAGGTTGAGTCCATAATCCCCGCTGGCCCGGACGGATCCTTTCAAACAAAAACCGAATCCGGAAAAACATTCCTCTCTTCGTATGTAATTCTCGCCATCGGAAAATCAGGAGATAGCAGAAGATTAGGAATAAAGGGAGAAGATTCCGAAAACGTATTTCATCGTTTAATCGATCCTGCGGATTTTCAAGGACAGAAAGCCTTGGTAATCGGAGGAGGAGATAGCGCGGTAGAAGCTGCACTCTCTTTAGTGGACACTGCATCTTCCGTAACTCTTGCCTATAGAGACAAAGAATTGGTGCGTCCAAAAGAAGAGAATAAGACACTCTTTCAAAAAGCAGTCTCCGAAAAAAAGATCCAATTCTTGCCCAATACAGAACCGGAAGAGTTCCATTCAAAAAAAGTAAAATTGAAACAAGGCAGATCGGTAAGAACGGAAGATATAGATTCTTCCTTGGTCTTGATCGGTTCCGAGGCTCCCATCTCCTTCTTACAAAAAATCGGGATCCGTCTCCAAAACAGATCTCATTTCACAGATATTATAGGCCTTGTTTCTCTCTTCTCATTTTCCGTATTCTTGTATTTCGGAAAAACCGCTTTCTACTACTACAATTGGTATTTCACTGCTTCTACCATTGGCTTAGCCGTTTTTGGACTGTCTACCTTAGCCTTAATCGCCAAGAAATCCTCATTGCTCCGCTTCCGATGGGAATGGAAAACATTCAGAAATCTTTATTTAACTCTGGCAGCATTGTACTTCATTGCGGTCTACGCGAGTGCAAAGTATCTAGGATTTCTTGTATTCGATAAGTATCCCAGCTTTCATTATACTGTTCTATATTCTACTACCATTCTATTCTTCGGGATCAGAAGAATGAAGGTCCGTCCCACTCCTTATATCAAAAGACAAACAATCACTCTCATTCTGATCCAGATCTTTCCTTTATTCTTATTGCCTGAGATCATTCTGCCTTTCCTGGGAACTCACGGGCTTTTGGGAGCCAAGGACGGATTTATTCTCACCCAAGTATTTCCACAGGGAGCCTATTGGAAAGCTTACGGTTTTATCCTAGCTTGGCCGTTGAATATGGGAGTTCTGTACGACGGAGGAATCACTGCCTTCTGGCTTATTTACGGATTTCTAATGAGCTTTGCCTTGATTCCGTATCTAGTATATAGATTCGGAAAAGGCGCCTATTGCGGATGGATCTGCTCCTGCGGTGGACTCGCCGAAACCTTAGGAGACGAGTACAGAACCAGAATGCCTCATGGAAAATTGGCATACAAGCTAGAGCATTCCGGACAATGGATCCTACTCATCGCAGCCATACTCACGATTGCCAAATTACTCGGAAGCCACGCTTCCTTTTTAGGGTTCTTAGAATACGGAGCCGATTCTGCAAAGCTATATTATGATTTGATTGTAGACCTTGGACTCGGAGGAATTGTCGGGGTTGGTGCCTATTTCATGTTTTCGGGAAGGATCTGGTGCAGGATGTTTTGCCCTCTTTCTGCACTCATGCATATCTACGCAAAGTTCAGCAGATTTAGGATCTTTTCGGAAAAGAAACGATGCATCTCCTGCAATATTTGCACTTCCGTATGCCACCAAGGAATAGACGTAATGAACTACGCCAACCGAGGAAGGGCAATGGATAGCGTGCAATGCGTGCGCTGTTCTGCCTGCGTGGTGAGTTGCCCCACCCAGGTGCTTAGTTTCGGAGAATTGAAGAATGGAAAACCTGTATTAGAAAAACTGAAAGCAATTCTATAG
- a CDS encoding TfoX/Sxy family protein, which yields MSSFLMHVQDRLKVCGPLTYKNMFGGFGVYSGSQIFAMVIKDHLYFRVGPSNQAEYESSGMAPFSYSGKDGKIVRVSYWEVPEEILEDDEDLVFWFRKALAEANKAASLKKKTPAKKKVSKSLSKVTKRLSPKKKAVKKKTSKLASKKKATKKAKRKVPAKKKKSR from the coding sequence ATGAGTTCTTTTTTAATGCATGTCCAAGACAGATTGAAAGTCTGCGGACCTTTGACCTATAAGAATATGTTCGGCGGGTTCGGTGTTTACTCCGGTTCCCAAATCTTTGCGATGGTGATCAAGGACCATCTCTATTTCAGAGTGGGACCAAGCAACCAAGCAGAGTACGAGTCTTCCGGCATGGCTCCTTTCTCTTATTCAGGCAAGGATGGCAAGATCGTTCGAGTCTCTTATTGGGAAGTTCCTGAAGAGATCTTAGAAGATGACGAAGATCTAGTCTTCTGGTTTAGAAAAGCATTAGCCGAAGCAAATAAAGCAGCTTCCTTAAAGAAGAAGACTCCGGCAAAGAAGAAGGTCTCGAAGTCTCTATCTAAAGTAACGAAGCGTCTTTCACCAAAGAAGAAGGCTGTTAAGAAGAAAACCTCTAAGCTTGCTTCTAAAAAGAAAGCGACCAAGAAGGCTAAGAGAAAGGTTCCCGCAAAAAAGAAAAAATCACGTTAA
- a CDS encoding TolC family protein, which translates to MIFSYYKFLFYNVRSLVRSLSFSILFLSGSILFAPLPVFSETLPNRELDLRGIMDLAEKNSPLLTALHADLESLFYKRRQEGKTQNPSVLMDYGRRTAAAEAGPEYALQIEQPIYFPGRKELKQLLVDNDSKIKEIQQIEAFNSIRLSSLKFAYKYLVAADKRTHVKERLRRLSLIENYIKARPFFTPQEKTDLFIIETKILALKKHFNDLELGAAKDFESMNLYLRLDSIPSLRIPYFRDGVKFQFDDIQKKAVSQNPSVLAAKGELEKARTELRLANLEKYPDYTVMSQVGEDRSGVANRFYDFGLKFRIPVWDQFQNKVAAAETNLKAKQDRLTYQETLINTSFKQSYLDYEQARNNLKLYGLSQLDRIDKDLNFADLEFKKGRIQLISYLELENQLHENHHAILDAQMNHVETLLNLLYIINEKDILGVLGNASQTFEYQPK; encoded by the coding sequence ATAATTTTCTCATATTATAAATTTCTTTTTTATAATGTGAGGTCCCTAGTGCGTTCTCTTTCTTTTTCTATTTTATTCTTATCTGGATCGATCCTTTTTGCTCCCCTTCCAGTATTTTCGGAAACTCTTCCCAATCGGGAACTGGATCTGCGTGGTATCATGGATCTTGCGGAAAAGAATTCTCCCCTTCTTACCGCCTTACATGCAGATCTGGAATCTCTCTTCTATAAAAGAAGGCAGGAAGGAAAGACTCAAAACCCTTCCGTGCTGATGGATTATGGTAGAAGGACAGCTGCTGCGGAAGCAGGACCCGAGTATGCTCTCCAGATCGAGCAACCCATTTACTTTCCGGGAAGAAAGGAACTAAAGCAACTCCTCGTGGATAATGATTCCAAGATCAAGGAGATCCAGCAAATCGAGGCTTTTAATTCGATCCGCCTCAGTTCTTTGAAGTTTGCTTACAAATACTTAGTCGCAGCGGATAAACGAACTCATGTTAAGGAACGTTTGAGAAGATTGTCCTTGATCGAAAATTATATCAAGGCCCGTCCCTTCTTCACTCCTCAGGAAAAAACGGATCTTTTCATTATCGAGACCAAGATCCTCGCGCTTAAAAAGCATTTCAACGATCTGGAACTCGGAGCAGCAAAAGATTTCGAGTCCATGAATTTGTATTTGAGATTGGATTCGATTCCTAGTTTAAGAATTCCTTATTTTAGAGATGGGGTCAAATTCCAATTCGATGATATCCAGAAGAAGGCGGTCTCCCAGAATCCTTCCGTTCTTGCAGCAAAAGGCGAATTAGAAAAGGCAAGAACAGAACTTCGTTTAGCAAACTTGGAAAAATATCCGGATTATACAGTTATGAGCCAGGTCGGAGAAGACCGTTCCGGGGTCGCCAACCGATTCTATGATTTCGGTCTGAAATTTAGGATCCCTGTTTGGGACCAGTTCCAAAATAAAGTGGCTGCTGCAGAGACCAATCTGAAAGCCAAGCAAGATAGGCTTACATATCAAGAAACTCTAATTAATACTTCCTTTAAACAATCGTATTTGGATTATGAGCAGGCCCGAAATAACCTAAAGTTGTACGGCCTGAGCCAATTGGACCGGATCGACAAGGATCTGAATTTTGCCGATCTCGAATTCAAGAAGGGAAGAATACAACTCATAAGCTATCTGGAATTAGAAAACCAATTGCATGAGAACCATCATGCAATTCTGGATGCGCAGATGAATCATGTGGAAACCTTATTAAACCTTCTTTATATCATTAACGAAAAAGACATTTTGGGAGTTCTAGGAAATGCTAGCCAGACTTTTGAATACCAGCCTAAATAA
- a CDS encoding efflux RND transporter permease subunit — MLARLLNTSLNNPYLSVGVISFLFLFSFYTMKEVPIDAVPDITNVQVIVTTDTGSLDPEQVEKVVTFPLETELMGLPNLIDVRSVSKFGLSNISLIFKEGTDIYQARAMVLERISSAKDKLPKGLSPSIVPNTTGLGEIFFYSVEAKPDSKLAKLPEAERLLYLRTVQDYTIRPQLKALVPGIVEVDSNGGYEKEIHIDLNPNKMKQWGISIDQLVKELSTIGESFGGGFIENNGKISIVRAYGLKKNLNELSGTAVRRSLAGVPIRVSDIAQVNEHGSLRLGGASSNGKEIVLGTALMLRGENSFQVNEDLHQAVKKLSLPEDVTVRVLLERSFLIESTIQTVVKNLAEGAILVILTLFLILLNLRASLIVALIIPGSMLLASICMRFFGISANLMSLGAIDFGLLVDASIVITENVLTKFESGRFTNKAEKRQAILDSSLEVLKPVSFGILIIMLVYVPILTLDGIPGRMFRPMAETVLLALGFSLLLAVFLLPPLLYFFLSPESVASHKKNKDNKIVIWYSKHLPKLLEQPGKIVLYSLLFFAVTLLIYFRMGTVFLPKLMEGDLMLVVVREGNTGIEESLKEQKDLELLLRQMPEVDSVFSRIGTSSVANDPMGPFNADTFIILKKDILSDLMKNKETWDNFLNKILKQVHEKYPESELTLSQPLEARFNELLEGSRADISVRILGKDLNVLLELQEKLKETLGKIHGAAEVELDPIMALRKSNVIDITPESTRLKYYNISFPSFNSVVESSMSGFELGGFYEEEVRFPIIIRLAEEFRNRESELGDINVGTEDGGTIPIKLLGTIQKKEKVMTISRNRSRRFVAVSVNLRGRDLEGFYKEAQEKVANIEIPSGYSIFWGGQIENLSKAKQKLSVIVPATLVMIFTILYLGLRSVKQALLVFFCVPFALTGGIWFLFLRGMDLSVSAFVGCIALSGIAVLNGLVKLSTIDRIREDRKLSVRDAVLEGAISRIRPVIMTALVASLGFLPMAFGSGLGSEVQKPLATVVIGGIFSSTILTLVLLPVFYYWLEKE; from the coding sequence ATGCTAGCCAGACTTTTGAATACCAGCCTAAATAATCCCTACCTATCGGTCGGCGTAATTTCATTTCTATTCCTCTTCTCCTTTTATACGATGAAAGAGGTTCCGATAGATGCGGTCCCGGATATTACGAACGTTCAAGTCATAGTAACTACGGATACTGGCTCCTTGGACCCGGAGCAAGTGGAGAAGGTGGTAACCTTTCCGTTAGAAACCGAACTCATGGGACTTCCGAACCTCATCGATGTTCGCTCCGTATCTAAATTCGGTTTATCTAATATATCTCTTATCTTCAAGGAAGGAACGGACATCTATCAAGCAAGAGCAATGGTCTTGGAACGGATCTCCAGTGCAAAAGACAAACTTCCCAAAGGACTTTCTCCTTCTATCGTTCCGAACACGACAGGACTCGGAGAGATCTTTTTCTATTCTGTAGAAGCAAAGCCGGATTCAAAGTTGGCAAAACTTCCAGAGGCAGAAAGGCTTTTGTATCTTAGGACTGTCCAAGATTATACAATTCGTCCTCAATTAAAGGCACTCGTCCCAGGCATCGTTGAAGTGGATTCCAACGGAGGTTATGAGAAAGAGATCCATATCGATTTGAATCCGAACAAGATGAAACAATGGGGAATTTCGATCGACCAACTTGTAAAGGAATTGTCCACCATCGGAGAAAGTTTCGGCGGAGGATTCATAGAAAATAACGGCAAGATCTCCATCGTAAGAGCTTACGGCCTGAAAAAGAATTTGAACGAGTTATCCGGCACTGCAGTCAGACGCTCTCTTGCAGGAGTTCCCATTCGCGTCTCCGATATCGCTCAAGTAAACGAACATGGAAGCTTAAGATTAGGTGGAGCCAGTTCAAACGGAAAAGAAATCGTACTCGGGACCGCGCTCATGCTCCGAGGAGAGAACAGCTTTCAAGTCAATGAAGACTTGCACCAAGCAGTCAAGAAGCTAAGCCTTCCGGAAGATGTGACTGTAAGAGTCTTATTAGAAAGATCCTTTCTCATTGAATCCACCATCCAAACGGTAGTAAAGAATTTAGCGGAAGGAGCAATACTAGTCATCCTAACTCTCTTTCTGATCCTTTTAAATCTAAGAGCCTCCCTAATCGTAGCTCTGATCATTCCCGGCTCTATGCTTCTCGCTTCCATTTGCATGAGGTTTTTCGGAATTTCAGCAAACTTAATGAGCTTAGGAGCGATCGACTTCGGACTTCTTGTAGATGCATCCATAGTCATCACTGAGAACGTTCTCACCAAATTCGAATCCGGAAGATTTACGAACAAGGCCGAAAAAAGACAGGCAATCCTGGATTCTTCTCTAGAAGTATTGAAACCAGTGTCTTTCGGGATACTGATCATCATGCTTGTATATGTTCCCATTCTTACGTTAGATGGAATTCCAGGTAGAATGTTCCGTCCCATGGCGGAGACTGTTCTTCTTGCCTTGGGATTCAGCTTACTTCTGGCGGTGTTCTTGCTTCCTCCCTTATTGTATTTCTTTCTTTCTCCGGAAAGCGTAGCTTCTCATAAGAAGAACAAGGATAATAAGATTGTAATATGGTATTCCAAACATCTTCCTAAACTCTTAGAACAGCCGGGCAAGATCGTTCTTTACTCACTCTTATTCTTCGCAGTGACCCTTCTTATCTATTTCAGAATGGGAACGGTTTTCCTTCCCAAACTCATGGAAGGAGATCTAATGCTTGTAGTGGTAAGAGAAGGAAATACAGGCATTGAAGAAAGCTTAAAAGAACAGAAAGATTTGGAACTTCTTCTCAGACAAATGCCGGAAGTGGACAGTGTATTCTCCCGAATAGGAACGAGCTCTGTTGCAAACGATCCGATGGGCCCATTCAATGCGGATACTTTCATCATTCTAAAGAAAGACATCCTTTCCGATCTAATGAAGAACAAGGAGACTTGGGACAATTTCCTGAACAAGATATTGAAACAAGTTCATGAAAAATATCCTGAGTCGGAACTTACCTTAAGCCAACCGCTGGAAGCAAGGTTCAACGAATTATTAGAAGGAAGCCGCGCAGATATCAGCGTCCGTATTTTAGGAAAAGACCTGAATGTTCTATTAGAATTACAGGAAAAACTAAAAGAGACATTAGGAAAGATCCACGGAGCCGCAGAAGTAGAATTGGATCCTATCATGGCGCTACGAAAATCCAACGTGATAGATATTACTCCGGAATCCACTCGATTAAAATATTATAATATATCTTTTCCTTCCTTCAATTCTGTTGTAGAAAGTTCCATGAGCGGATTCGAGCTGGGAGGATTCTACGAAGAGGAAGTCCGCTTTCCTATCATCATCCGTTTGGCCGAAGAATTTAGAAACCGCGAATCCGAATTAGGAGACATCAATGTAGGAACCGAAGACGGCGGGACCATTCCAATCAAACTACTCGGGACCATCCAAAAGAAGGAAAAGGTCATGACTATTTCTAGAAATAGATCCAGAAGATTCGTTGCAGTCTCCGTAAATTTAAGAGGAAGAGACCTAGAAGGCTTCTATAAAGAAGCGCAAGAAAAAGTCGCAAACATAGAGATCCCAAGCGGCTATTCTATTTTTTGGGGAGGACAGATCGAGAATCTATCCAAAGCAAAACAAAAGCTCTCCGTCATCGTGCCAGCAACCTTGGTCATGATCTTTACAATCCTATATTTGGGATTGAGATCCGTGAAACAGGCCCTCTTAGTTTTCTTCTGCGTTCCTTTTGCACTGACAGGAGGGATCTGGTTTTTATTCCTGCGGGGAATGGACCTTAGCGTCTCCGCATTTGTGGGCTGCATTGCCCTTTCAGGAATTGCAGTCTTGAACGGACTCGTAAAATTATCCACCATCGATCGGATCCGAGAAGATAGGAAGCTATCCGTTCGAGACGCAGTATTAGAAGGGGCTATTAGTAGAATTCGTCCCGTCATTATGACTGCATTAGTTGCCTCTTTGGGCTTCTTGCCTATGGCATTCGGGTCTGGGCTTGGATCGGAAGTGCAAAAACCCCTGGCAACAGTAGTGATTGGAGGGATTTTTTCTTCTACCATCCTCACACTCGTTCTTTTGCCGGTATTCTATTACTGGCTGGAAAAGGAATAG